CGCACCGTCGCGAGGTCCGATTCGGCCAGGCATCCAATACCGAGATCGAGGTGCTCGAAGGTCTGGTCCCGGGTGAGCAGGTCGTGCTGCCAGACATGTCGCGCTGGCAGGATCACGCGCGCCTCAGGATCAACTGATCAACATTGAAGGGAGGGAAGCATGAGCAAGGACATTCTCATTCGCATGCGGGGCATCACCCGCGTCTACACCACCGAGGAGGTGGAAACTCATGCCCTGGGGGGGCTCGATCTGGATGTCGCGCGTGGGGATTTCCTCGCCCTGGAAGGGCCATCGGGCTGCGGCAAGTCCACGCTGCTGTCGATTCTCGGTCTGCTGGATACACCCACCAGCGGTGAATATGAGCTGGCCGGTGTGCCGATCCACGAGATTGATGCCGAGGAGCGGGCGCGCCTGCGCAACCAGGAGATCGGCTTTATCTTTCAGAGCTTCAATCTGATACCGGAAATGACGGTCGCGGATAACGTGGGCCTGCCTCTGACTTATAGAAAAGGCGTGTACGCGAAAGAACGCCGGGAGCGGGTAATGGCCTCACTCGAGCGCGTCAACATGGAACACCGGGCCGGGCATTTCCCGGGCCAGTTGTCCGGTGGCCAACAGCAGCGTGTGGCTGTCGCCCGCGCCCTGGTGGGTGGGCCCTCCCTGCTGCTGGCCGACGAACCCACCGGCAATCTGGACAGTGAAAACGGCGAAGCCGTGATGCGGATGCTGGATGAGCTGCATGGCAATGGCGCCACCATCGTCATGGTGACCCATGACCCGCGTTATGCCTCCCAGGCCGCCCACCGCCTGCCCATGCTGGATGGCCGTATCGCCGAACGCGACGCCGCCTGAATTCAAGACAAGGGAGAGACAGGATAATGTTGGGGATCAGGGATGACCTGCTTCACAGCTGGCGTGTCTACAGCCGCACGCCGTTTCAGTCCGCGCTGGCCATCACCACCCTGGGCGTGGCCATCGCGTTTGCCACCGCCTTCTTCAGTCTCTACAGCGACCTGGCCTTACGCACGCTGCCGGGCGTGGACGATTCGCGCCAGCTGGTGGCTCTGGGTTTGAGTGAAGGCGACAGTTTCGATCTGCTGACTACCGGTATAAGTGACCACATTGCCGAACAGGCCACTTCCCTGGCAGC
Above is a genomic segment from Natronospira bacteriovora containing:
- a CDS encoding ABC transporter ATP-binding protein encodes the protein MSKDILIRMRGITRVYTTEEVETHALGGLDLDVARGDFLALEGPSGCGKSTLLSILGLLDTPTSGEYELAGVPIHEIDAEERARLRNQEIGFIFQSFNLIPEMTVADNVGLPLTYRKGVYAKERRERVMASLERVNMEHRAGHFPGQLSGGQQQRVAVARALVGGPSLLLADEPTGNLDSENGEAVMRMLDELHGNGATIVMVTHDPRYASQAAHRLPMLDGRIAERDAA